The segment TTTCCCGTCCAAATCGTTTTCGATTATCAAAAGGGTGTTCCCATCCTTGTCTAGTTTCATCAGCCGACGCATACTGTTTTCGTCCATCTTTAAATCATACCTATCAACCATGCTTAAGATGATGTCCCCGTTCTTCATAGCAACGACACCTGTCGGATACAGAGGCAAGTCGGACTTCAATTCTTTCATTTTCCCGTTTTTTCCTATACTTTTGAGGTTGTAACTTAGATAACACACGACTAGAAGATCGCCATTACTCATGAGGCACATGTCCATAACTTTGGCAGTGATTGTTTGCTTGGTATTACCATCATATGTGGACAGGAACATTTTATCCTGTTGCCAGCACCCAACCCAAGCGTCGTCAGTACTGGCAGGACAAATGGTTCGAATGAAAGGAAGATCTGTGGGAAAGGAAGACAGCAGCGAAACATCGACCCCGGGGGTCGACAATTCCGACAGATCGTCGGAGctgggtgggggagggggagggtcCCCCAGGTGGCGTTCTAGCTTACCATACAAATGTGTCACTATTTTTTCTGTCACTTCGTGTGCGTTGAATTTGACCTTTTCTGGGTTCGGACACCTGGTTTTCTTAACCTTCTTTACCTTTTCGCAAACTTCGTCGAAGTTTTGTTTGATATTCTGAGGATTTAGAGATTCGATCATTTCTTTCGTAGAATCCAGGGAAGATTCCAGTATTAGAATTTCTTGTTCCATTTTCTGCAACGCATCAGCGAATGTCTTTTCCTCTCGTTGCTGGATTTCATCTAGACCAGATAAGATCCTCTGGCGCTCATTTCCAAGTTTTAACATGAATTCGTCGTAGCGCATCCACACTTCtcttttcacagcaattatgttGGAGTCGAAATCCATCTTCGCTTTCTTGATCCTCTTCATCCTCTCCAATGTCTCCGGTAGCTCTTTGTCTTCCAGAATCTTCACAAATCGATCCCATTTCTTCTGTCTGCGGTCCAGATAAACAGAAAGATCTGCCATCACGTGCGATTTGTGCTCACTTTTCGCACACTCCTTGCAGGCGGGGTTTTCGCACGAGC is part of the Magallana gigas chromosome 3, xbMagGiga1.1, whole genome shotgun sequence genome and harbors:
- the LOC105334496 gene encoding E3 ubiquitin-protein ligase TRIM71; protein product: MATSGGIKKLKSATVKQCSICEAKTDVKWRCTNCDKIICQNCKNLHKKVRATSHHKIVSIVKKVRKESNNEDNASDVGSNDTNDQGSSNGRSSSPKSTRPMVMCLKHQDCALKWYCSSCENPACKECAKSEHKSHVMADLSVYLDRRQKKWDRFVKILEDKELPETLERMKRIKKAKMDFDSNIIAVKREVWMRYDEFMLKLGNERQRILSGLDEIQQREEKTFADALQKMEQEILILESSLDSTKEMIESLNPQNIKQNFDEVCEKVKKVKKTRCPNPEKVKFNAHEVTEKIVTHLYGKLERHLGDPPPPPPSSDDLSELSTPGVDVSLLSSFPTDLPFIRTICPASTDDAWVGCWQQDKMFLSTYDGNTKQTITAKVMDMCLMSNGDLLVVCYLSYNLKSIGKNGKMKELKSDLPLYPTGVVAMKNGDIILSMVDRYDLKMDENSMRRLMKLDKDGNTLLIIENDLDGKAIFTYPAKVTVNINGDICAIDETGEYSGRLLVFDSTGDLKFVYGEQDSTFEETCDLSCCACDSEGRIVASDWLHHKIHILTADGSFIGYLLTEDDGIHFPFCVSFGSDGVLWIGCKLSREAPKGDIVRVKYKC